The following proteins are encoded in a genomic region of Glycine max cultivar Williams 82 chromosome 18, Glycine_max_v4.0, whole genome shotgun sequence:
- the LOC100796520 gene encoding uncharacterized protein, producing the protein MEDKYSLNRQRSGIWNCLRDGDFEEEEVWAVFKEKPDYISGIHKPRGKGSSSPLAVPRTLPSAARMIPRTSSGNSSTSSSHETKVLQQSAPLNIPDWSQIYRNKSNKTTPKSVSRFGDYDDIYHSVNDEGDVDGVVVNYGGGYGDVGEGEGEEFDPKLPPLEFFARRFPGIQISSFSVLEGLERPLKGGVLSKWGKGFFTKTGFHEYF; encoded by the coding sequence ATGGAGGACAAGTATAGTCTAAACAGGCAGAGGAGTGGAATATGGAATTGCTTGAGAGATGGAGactttgaagaagaagaagtttggGCTGTTTTCAAGGAAAAACCCGATTACATTTCTGGAATTCACAAGCCAAGGGGAAAAGGATCTTCTTCTCCTCTTGCTGTCCCTAGGACTCTCCCAAGTGCAGCAAGGATGATCCCAAGGACTAGTAGTGGCAATAGTAGTACTAGTTCCTCTCATGAAACAAAGGTTCTCCAGCAATCAGCACCTCTCAACATTCCTGATTGGTCACAGATTTATAGGAACAAGTCAAACAAGACCACCCCCAAGAGTGTTTCAAGGTTTGGTGACTATGATGATATCTATCATTCTGTTAATGATGAGGGCGATGTTGATGGTGTTGTTGTCAATTATGGTGGGGGGTATGGTGATGTTGGGGAGGGGGAAGGGGAGGAATTTGATCCCAAGCTCCCCCCCCTTGAGTTTTTTGCAAGAAGATTTCCAGGGATTCAAATATCTTCTTTTTCGGTTTTGGAAGGTTTGGAAAGGCCCCTCAAGGGTGGGGTTCTTAGCAAATGGGGGAAGGGTTTTTTTACAAAAACGGGTTtccatgaatatttttaa